One stretch of Scyliorhinus canicula chromosome 7, sScyCan1.1, whole genome shotgun sequence DNA includes these proteins:
- the LOC119968879 gene encoding LOW QUALITY PROTEIN: PEST proteolytic signal-containing nuclear protein-like (The sequence of the model RefSeq protein was modified relative to this genomic sequence to represent the inferred CDS: inserted 1 base in 1 codon) has product MAEETRSELEKLQDEGPEEKEEKTVKTRLFSSSNEGESSTRSAEKREADEKNQDDSASGEANNKPXPAKVSKWISIGNMTVKKPAPISIKLGANVKTKESPPVLAPKKPSVAAVFNEDEDSEPEEMPPEAKMRNEAIWDEKTPTSAGPNSFNKGKQGFSDNQRLWERKMKSQLRNFGDED; this is encoded by the exons ATGGCGGAGGAAACGCGCTCAGAGCTGGAGAAACTGCAAGACGAAG GACcagaagagaaggaagagaaaaCTGTGAAAACTAGACTGTTTTCTTCCAGTAATGAAGGAGAAAGTTCAACTCGAAGTGCAGAGAAAAGGGAAGCTGATGAGAAAAATCAAGATGACTCTGCTTCCGGGGAGGCAAACAACAAAC ACCCTGCAAAAGTTTCCAAATGGATTTCAATAGGAAATATGACCGTAAAGAAACCAGCTCCAATATCCATCAAATTAGGAGCAAATGTAA AAACCAAAGAAAGTCCACCTGTTTTAGCTCCAAAGAAACCTTCAGTTGCAGCGGTCTTCAATGAAGATGAGGAT agtgagccagaggaaatgcccCCTGAAGCAAAAATGCGCAATGAAGCAATATGGGACG agaaaacacCAACATCAGCAGGACCAAATTCCTTCAACAAGGGAAAACAAGGATTTTCTGACAACCAGAGGTTATGGGAGCGGAAAATGAAAAGTCAGCTGCGGAATTTTGGAGACGAGGACTAA